The DNA region AAGTCAGCAGCCGCAATTGGATGTGAAAACCACTGTTGCATCGATGGCACAAGCCAAGAAAAGCATCATACAAACGATGGATACCATCCAAGAGGACATGACCAGATCGGAGGAATTGATGACCTCAGGGGAGCTGGTGCGACTCCATGACATTGTGGGAATGGTGCTGGTAAGTGTGGATCTAGTTTGCAATGAGGACAATAAAGAGGGGGATTGGCAAGAGCCTCAAAGGCGTTCATCTCGTTTATCTACAGTGTCAAAGGCCTCAAGgttgcagaaatttgacaataATCCCAGGAACTCCAATATAAACTGAGTTGCTGGACAATAACTTTCCTGGACAATCGTTAGAAGCACATGTATTGAGTGGCCCAAGAAAAACCATGAATGACGTGGTGAGCATTATCATTGAAAATCCTGAAGTGCAGCAGCAGATTCCTTCTCCAGACTCTGATCTAACAAGGCTGGAAGAACTTATCTCAAGGGAGAAGATTCATATATTGCGTCATGACATTGTGAATCAACTTGAGAGCATCATTCGGGGGCAGAACAGCATCTGACTTATCAAATCGGTGGCATTCGACTGTTTAACTACACAAGGAGAGAAAACCAAGCGGGGAAGCCCTTCTCCTCCAAACTCATCTAATGTTCACTGAGGAGTCAGTGAAGCGACTGCTGCTTCCTTTGATATTCCATCCAGAGCATCAAGCCACCGAAGCTTAAGTTCCACTACTTCTCAAGTGACTGTCCTAGATGGTAGTAGCTCTCTGGTGTCTGGCAGTTCCTCGCAGATTCACGATGATACTAAGAAAATGTTCACAAGGGCAATCTATCACCTAGTAATGGACAACGTATCTGGTGCCTCTAGTGCCACAATCGAGGCGGAACATCATGGAAAAGTGACCCTCCCAGCTGAAATTTGACCAGTTAAAGTGGCCGACAACATCCATAACAGAGAGGCATCTGTCTTAGCCACTGGATTTGAGGAGGCCCGCAGTGATTCCAGTTCTtctgtagactccgtctcattctACCACTTGAgtaaaagcaccgccagcattcaaaagtgaccaaaacatcagccaggaagcataggaactgagaagtggtctgtggtcaccacctgcagaaccactcctttattgggggtgtcttgctaattgcctctaattttcacctgttgtctattccatttgcacatcagcatgtgaaatttattgtcaatcagtgttgcttccgaagtggacagtttgatttcacagaagtgtgattgacttggagttacattgtgttgtttaagtgttccctttatttttttgagcagtgtataaaataTGGGCGAAAGTATTAGGCAGAGTTGACTGGCAGGGACCGTGACGTGCACGGAAGGCAGTGGACATCAATCAATTCAATACAATACAATTCAATTCAATACAAGTATGCCTAATGACAATCGCTGAATGTCACTTTTCATTACACTTTTCATGTTTTAATAGACGTCTCTTTACATTCATCAAATGGCGTGTGCACAGTGCACTATTTTAGATGCTGAAATCATTATAGAGTGGATCGAACGTGCACAGACAGCCTGCTTTtcaaagtgatttgtttgacaatcagataaaAAACATCATGCCTGGTTGTGTTCGtgccacattaaaaggtaatacatttgtACATTATGCTCATTAAAAAAATCACATAGGAGGCCCTACACCCATGTCAAAAAATTGCTCGGCCATCCCTGTTGTCCAGCAGTTAAATCCAATTTAAAGCCAATTCTGAAAATGCGTTCCAGAAGCTTcatatggagggtgtgacgcaattgcggaACCTCCCGAGGCTTGAAAGGAGGCCAAATGAGCTGCATAGTCAATCCAACatctgcattgaccatgcagcaTTTACGGGGATAAGGCCTCTACAGAAGCTTATAGGAGCAGCGCAGAGCTGttgagcagagctgttgtgaaggaagttgtcaaggaagtgagtttgtgtttatacagaacCTCCCACTCACACCTACGGTCACCCAGTCTTCTCAACGCGGAGCTATACAgagctatacggagccctccACATTGTTACAAAATTTGAGAGGCACACAGCAATGTGGTACAGAGCttgatttggcctctgcatgcctcctGAGGCTACGCAATTGCGTTAACCCTCCGTACGAAGCCTCAGACCATTTATGGATCAAGCATGAATTGGCTTTAGAAGGTACTGCATGGCCAATCTGTGTCTGCATTGGCCTTGCAGCATTTATGGTGATagggcctctgcagaagtcagggcattcatacttcttgcgcttcgcAGAGCAGCGCAGAGcggttgtgaaggaagttgtcaaagaAGTGAATTTGTGTTTATACAGAACGTACCGCccccaatcatgtcaatgcggagctatatgaagccctccacattgttacaacatttgagAGGCACACAGCGAAGTGGTACAGAGCTTGATTTGGCATCTGCATGCCTCCGGAGGCTCCACAATTGCGGCACACCCTCCATAGGAAGCCTCAGACCACATTtgcggatcaagcataaattggcttttacAATGCGGAGGGCTCCACATGTATAGCTCcccattgacatgattggttgacggttaGTGGGGCTGtacatcctgtataaacacaaactcaacTTTTTGACAACTTACTTGACAACAAATATGGAGAACTTTGACGAAAGGCTATCAGAACAAGTcctcaaataaaaaaacattgttaTGATACCTCGTGTTGGGTTTTCAAAGACATGAATATGAGGGAATGGGGATATAtgcggtaaagaggtcaatgCAATGCAGACCATCGGGGATAGAAGGATTGGcgcacattcaacaaatctgatctaacaaaTGGATATTTGTCTAATCCGTCATTATTGATGTTTTGTAACAGGCCCACAATATGGTTACTAAAATCCGATTTGACTATATTTGGCTGTTTTTGCTTCGTAACATTTCGAATTTTAGAAAAcgtgactgctaaatgctaactcccatTCATATAAAttggtagcatagctagcatacagaaatTAGTGGTGGTAGTCAAAGCAgtttttaactgtaatgcagttgattgatGACGATGACATAAACATGTATTGGGGctgacatccatacaagcattatacttCAAATTTGACCTGAACATAGTGTGAAATAGACATATAAACAATAGCCTAATTGTAGGTTAATTTTGCTGGATGGCAATGGGGAGAattgggatggagatgcagctTGGAAAAAGGTGCAGTCTTTTTACTTCATGCTATCTTGTCTGAGCTCCTATGTCAAGCACTAGGAAACGGACTCCAACATCTCAGAAGAGGTATGGTCTTGTCTTTTCATTTAGCCAGTTGCTTGTAATTAGCTGGATGGCTATAGCAATTAGCCCTGAATCACTAGAGCGGTGCAGTGCAGACCAATTTATTGGATGCGTATGGCAGGTTCCcgaagcgcaagaagtatgaatacTCTGACTTTCGCAAAGGCCACATCACAGTAAACGCTGTACAGCCACTGCAGACATCAGATGACCATGCAAAGCCTTTTACTGCAGCCAAAAGTCACCTGCATCCATGTGTGATGTAATGAAATGGGGTCTAtagcacagagtttctaaacccagaggtgcAACATCGCGAGACTTCCAGGAACGCTTGTGAAAGAGACCAAATAGACCAAGCCAGGGTTtagggtttgagaagtcaatgagagaagtaaaAAAGTATTccttagttctacattttctcaaaatctaaaggcacaacctaaattcgagccaatgtcttaagtagttgaacatgttattactccaaccttgtgaaagtgacaaactgacacgttttcattttcgtCAAAAACAATTTTATATCAAAGGAGTGCCTTTGACATGATGGCCTGGATATGCACAGTAGGGCGCAAGATGACCTTTAGACCCGATGATGTGTTTCTACACATAAGCTTAGTTAGCCAATGTCGACATTACATCTCCTACAAGTGTAATCAGGGATTTATTTGGAGAAGCAGTtttatcttcatactgtactgtctttgtctACAGACTTTCGATCAAAGTTCTCCATGTTTGTTgtcaaggaagttgtcaaggaagtaagtttgtgtttatacaggatgtaccgcccccaactaccgtcaaccaatcatgtcaatgcggagctatatgGAGCCTTCCACATTGTAAAAGCCAATTAATGCCTGGTTTGGAGGTTCCATAACAGGTTGTGACaacacttccttgacaacttgcttcacaacagctctgctctgctccatGAAGCGCAAGAAGTAGGAATGCCCTAACTTCTGCAGAGGCTGTATCACAGTAAATGACTCTGCATGGTCAATCAGACATCTGCAGTGACTGTACAGCATTTGCTGTGGTTTGGCCTCAGCATTCATACTTGTGCTTTGCAGAGCAGAACTGTTGTTAAGGAAGCTGTCttggaagtgagtttgtgtttatacaggacctcccaccTCCACCTACCTTCAACCAATCATGTTAATGTGGAGCTATATGGAGCCCTCCACATTGTTGCAAAATTTGTGACTCATGGCAATGTGGTATGGAGCTCGATTTGGGCCTCTGCAAGCCTCTGGAGGCTCCACGATTATGTCACACCCTCCATATGGAGCCTCTGGCCCACATTTTCAGATCAAGCATAAGTTGGCATTTATAGATCATCAGATCATTGCACTGGCCTTGCTCTGGCGTGCTGACCCTCGTAAAGTCGTGAAGTGGTACATCATCATCACTATCGGCACATTCGGCAGGGCCTCCTCTCTGAACGCCAGTAACCCCGTTGACATCACTGCTGCCCTAACCACGCGCCACTTTCAGTGGTCCAATCGCAGACAGGAGAACTGCCTCTGTCTTGATAACTTTTTCCCCATCACTTCCGGGCTGATAACAAGGGCCATAGATGCCCGCAGATTTCCACTAAAATCTCTTAGTTTGATGTATACATTGGCACCATAGCTTTTATGTTTGACATGATGACAAAAGTCAGCAAATGATTTTGGTGTATTGACGAAATTATTTCAAAAGCCGCGAGAATAGCGGGCGAGAAAGAGGtgagattgcattgtctgtgCTCTCGATTCTTGCAGATGTGctgcaatgttagctagctaacgttagctggctagtaATGCTGTTTCGTAGCTTGCCACCTATCTCTCGACCGATAATCAAATGTTATTCTTTGTAATTGAAATGAGACTAATGCCATCTGGCTTTGGTCCAAACGTTTTTTTTTGTTGGTATTAGTTAGCTAGCCGTGTGTCTTTCTAATCCACAGCACACCTGTAATGCCGGGCTGATGATGGTGATGTTAACGTCGATGCTAACTGTCTTGCGTCCCTCCACCTGTCTGGCAGCGTTAAAGTAAGCTGCTATGTAACTAGCTAGCATAGACGGTGGTTGTAACAAAAGGAAATCTTCATGGTATTTTGAGTGTATTGATCTACCCATTTATGTCACGTTTGATTGCATTTTATTAGGGTTGtttgttagctaactaacgtaggttgttttttttgtgttttatccaactaacgttagctaacataccggtagcATAACAGATGGCTATGGCCTGACTGAGACCTATTTCAGGATTTAGGATGGTCAAgtactttgatttgattaacctATGCCAGTATGCCAGCAACTAATGCTATGGCACCACATGAGCCATAGTTCACATATTGTTAACTGTTGTGCAAACTGTGTTTATGATGACGCTGGTGGACAGTGGGGGATTGCTCCAGATTATGacctttttttgtttttaattaacaacagacactatctctctctcaaaGTCTCTAGGAATGTTGTCTTTACTTTCTGGTGAGTGACGGTAGACAGTTTACACAGCAGAGCATGCCTTCTGGGTGATTGAGAGTTCTGTTTTTGAGAGCAGAACCAGACTTGACCTAGGCTTTCCCTAACCATAACGAAAAACAATGACTCATTTGTATACATTTACAGGAGTAGGCCTAACTAGATATTTCTGTGCTGTTAGGCCCGAATTTCAGTTTGCATCCCGTTAAGACACATGGTCCGCCAGCCATTATTACTGTGTCATGACTCATGTACATGGAGACACAGAGTAGCCTAAAAACTTGACTGGTTGGTCTTCTGAGGTATGTCCTTAGGCAGTTATTAGCAGACAATTCCACAGTAATAGTGACACTGAGCCTCAGATTTTTTTTCctccactttaaaatgtacagtgcattcggaaagtattcagacctcttgacttttctacattttatgttacagccttattctaaaattgattacattgatgagggagaaaataatctacacacaataccccattatgacaaagcaaaaacaggtttagacatttttgaaattgtattaaaaataaatatctgaaataatacatttacacaagtattcagaccctttacagccCCGAatcttgtgtatgacgctacaagcttggcacacctgtatttgtggagtttctctcattcctctctgcagatcctctcaagatcgatcaggttggatggggagtgtcgcggcacagctatttttaggtctttcccaagatattcgatcgggtttaagtccaggctctggctgggccactcaaggacatttagagacttgtcctgaagccactcctgcattgtcatggctgtgtgcttagggtcgttttcctgttggaaggtgaaccttcgccccagtctgaggtcctgagttctCTGGAgcggctgaaaaacatccccacagcatgatgctgccaccaccatgctacaccgtagggatggtgtgaggtttcctccagacgtgaagcttggcattcaggccaatgggttaaatctgtgtttcatcagaccagagaatcttgtttctcatggtctgagagtctttaggtggcttctggcaaactccaagctggctatcacgtgccttttactgaggagtggcttccgtctggccactctaccataaaggactgattggtggagtgctgcagagatggttgttcttctggaaggttctcccatctccacagaagagctctgtcagtgaccattatgttcttggtcacctccctgaccaaggcccttctcccccgattgctcagtttggccgggcagccagctctaggaagagtcttggtggttccaacctTCTTCAATtgaagaataatggaggccactgtgttcttggggacattcagtGCTGCATATTTTTTGGACcattcttccccagatctgtgtctagacacaatcctgtcttggagcactacggacaattccttagatctcatggcttggtttttgctctgacaagcactgtcaactgtgggatctgaTGTAGACAtgcatgtgcctttccaaatcatgtccaatcaagtgaatttacaacaggtggactcccaacaaaattgtagaaacatctcaaggatgatcattggaaacaggatgcacttgagctcaattttgagtcacgtagcaaagggtctgaatactaatatataattaagttatttctgtttttatattttatattaaaaacctgtttttgctttgtcattgtgtgtagattgatgtggaaaaagttaatttaatccattttagattaaggctgtgatgtaacaaaatctggaaaaagtcaaggggcctgaatactttccaaatgcactgtatgtcaagtaaaaaccaatgattgcaaatttccaaaaaatgtaacaaaaaacacatttacttgaacacGGTGCAGATGCaaggtttggtaacagaatgGCTGTTTGTGCTGTGATTCTGTtatcaaactttgcatctgcactggtcttcaagtaaatgtgtttgtgtacacatttctgtggaaattgttaaaagttgtCCATGTGCAGAGTTGTAGTGTTTGTTGAACTTTGCAATCAGTGGTTTTTgcttgacatacattttaaaagtgaGAAATCTGAATCACAGTGTCACTCCGTGGCCATGTAATTGTTCTAGCCTCTCTACTATAGAGGCTGGACCTGTATATCTGGTCTCGGGTGACAAAGCCTTGAATTTCTGGTGAATGAATCAACAGAAATTTGACGAAGAGCTATGGTACTTTGCATCAGTAGCTTGACTATCTTATAGTGTTCTGACTTGGTGATGTGTGCTTCAACATCATAGGCTGCTGGTTTAAGAGTCAAGAATGCACGATCATTGACCAGGGTACAGATAGAGTTCTCTTCTGAAAGGTCATGGGTTAGTTTAGCCTCAGCCTAGCATCCCACACAACGTGGACGAATACCTACTTATTAAGGGAAGTGTGTGTAACAGGGGTATTCTACTTCTCTACATGCACAACTAGGCCTATAGTCTCCTTTGAGGTTAATTACTTTTTATGGAACAAAATCTCTTGGGAGGAAATCTAGCTCAAGTATAGTAGCAATGCTCTCAATGTGTTATGGAACCCAATCCTAGTTTTGAAGCATGAACACTGAGATAAGGCAAAGGGTTTGACAATTGCAGAAAGAGATACTAAAATGTGATCAAAACAACCACAGAGGGTTGAATCACAGCTGTATGGATATAATCTGTTATCTTGGGTATAATCTGTTATCTCTTCAATGAAGCATTTGTGATGGTAGTAATACCGTAAAGATAAGTACGAGATTCTACAAACCATTAACAATAGCATAGCCCCATGCACTGGAGTCTTATCTAGTaatagtagcctagtagtagtagtagaaaatGTTGTTATTATTACAAAGAAGGTTGGTAGCACAGGTTGCCAATCTGTTTAATACCAAATAGAAATGTTTTCCCCAAATGCGGATTCAATCTTTAAATAATGGACTGgactgacatgtagcctattgggGAATGGGGATATTCACATCGTTCATTTTTGAAGAAGTGTCGTTCTGATGTTAGGCCCAGGGTACAGTAGGCAATATTTGCTGATAAGGTTTAGAGAGGTGTGGATGGACATGGGTAGACCTAaagttttttgtttgttattcCACTGCAATAGACCACTTATTTGTTTACTAGCAGTGGCTGAATATCCTTTGTAAACAGTTTGTTATTTCAACCACAGTGATGCTTTGCGTAACGGAGACCCACCAAGCCCAACCCAACCCCGGGTCGTATTTGTTAGGGAACATCGTAgtaaaacattttgcaacggaaaacaaacatttgtatttcttattggacaggtttaggtagtccctccctgtttatTTCATTTGGTGCCAAATGAATGACCCACCCACCCCTGGCTTTTGTGTTCTTgtgccagagagagcgagagaggaagtgAACAGGAATAGTGCTGCTGACCAAGGAAGAGGCTGAGGAGAGGATAGGGATGTGCCTCCTCCCCAGACATTGATTTATCACATTTTCCTGCCAATCTTCACCCTGTCCCTGCAGCTGGCTGGTACAGATAGGATACAGACCCAAACACAGGATGGTGCAAGATACACAACCCAACAATACAGTTTGGTAGAGCTTTGTCTGCATGCCATATTGTTGATTGGTTGTTTTGTAGGTTCACCGTTGATTAGGTGTTTTCTGATACCTGCTTGCCTAGCATGACTACCAGTATTGGTACGTTACTAATGTTTTGTTTGAGTctcatttaaaaacaaaacatttgatcTGTCCATCCCTCCCGCTCCACCGCCTGTCTTCATCTCTGACGTGTGTTGTCTGTTCTCTCCCTACAGGTAACCTGACTCTTCTACCGAGCAGCGTCTGTTAGTTCATCAAGCAGATCCACCAAAGGGACCACCAGTGCATGACAAGGAACACAACCAGTCTCCAAAAGAAGTATCTGGGTGTGTCCCTCACCCTTCCTGCCCACCTCAACTGACACCACCCCCTGACCCTTGAACCCTTACTTGCAAGATGAAACTGAAAGAGGACATGAACCCGCTGCTGCTGCAAGTCTTCCGCTCAGTGGTCTGGGTCTGCTCTTTCATTACCTTCCTGCCATGGTACTTCCTCTCGGGTGCCGGCACCAACCTAGACCGGGCACGGCGGGTCAAGGCGCGGTCAGTGAGCGGGCGTCCAGCAGGCCCTTACCGGGCGACCAACCGGGCGGGCGGTATCCATCAGAAGCTGGTGTTGTCCTTGCACCTGGGGGTGGACACCCTGGACAAGGTGATGGTGCACGGGGCGACCAGGTTTCCAGAGAGGGACTGCCTGGGCACCAGAGAGGTGCTGAACGAGGAGGACGAGCTCCAACCCAACGGGAAGGTCTTCAAGaaggtgaggaagagaggggaaaagTGGATTTGAATAGCTTTCTGGATGTAATGTGTGATATGTTGTGTTTTAAGTTGTGCATGAGAAAGCCTCCTCACTACTGTTGCAGTAGTACTAGGAGAACATTAGATGGCACTGTCTGACCACGTTTGAAGGCTGCAGAGGTTGTGTATGACTCTGGTTTTTATAGTTAATTCTGGGATAATAGTGCTGTCGGTGTGTGACTgtttagtagtgcactactagtaTGTGTTATTTGTGAAGGTGATCCTAGGGGAGTATCAGTGGATGTCGTACGAGGAGACCTACCAGGCAGCAGTGTGTTTTGGCAGTGGTCTGGCTGCGCTGGGCCAGAGGCCTCAGTGTAACATCGCCATTTTCTGTGAGACCAGGGCTGAGTGGATGATAGCAGCACAGGCCTGCTTCATATACAACTTCCCATGTGAGTGGTTATGTGACAGACCGTAACACACATTATAGCAGCacagaaacacactcacacaccttcTTTCGTAGGATgaatctctaacccagtgtgttattCTACCAGTGGTGACGTTGTACTCTACTCTGGGCGGAGCGGCCATCGCCCACGGTCTCAACGAAACAGAGATCACCCACATCATCACCAGCAAAGACCTGCTACACAGCCGTCTCAAGGTAGGCTCTGCTCACCTTGTCCTGATCACTTCCTGCAATGCCATATGAGACAGTACAAACTAGCCAGATATTGAAATATGCCCACATTTTAAATGGTGTTACCCCATGTCCTGTTATGTCAAACTAGATGGTACACACACCAGCTTTATGTTTATAGTGAAAATATGCCCACATTATGAATACGTTTCACCCATAAATATGCATTGGAACTAGGGCTGTTAAAGTGACATGTTTATCAGCTGAATGTTTTGGGATGCTGTTAATTGCGTACGTGTTTCCGCACGGACCATTTTAAGAGCTGAAGATCGTGTGCCTCTAGCCACAATCATGTAAGTTATGCCAAATATTACCGGACCGATGTTTTTTCTTCGGATTCGTGCGTGTGTCGCGGGTCGTTTTAAACTACTCGTGAGCCGCtctttttttgatttgtttagctaGCTGGTCATATGCTAGCTAGCAACCTGATAACTTGTCCCCTGACTAGGCTATGCACACATTTGGCACAGGAAGAACTGAAAAGGAGTAGGATACTCAAAGAGATGCTTCAAATGTAGGCTGCATAtgcaagaggtgtgtgtgtgaagttCTCTGAACAGTACAGATGGTTACAGAATTTCATAACATTGTTGGACAAGTTTAACATTTCTTTGTATCCATAGAGCCAGTTCTTTTCTTTCCTATAGTCACACGTATTTACAATGCCTGACGTGTTAACAGTActtaaaactgtgtgtgtgtgtctgtccaactgCAATGTAGTCGATCTCAAACACGCATTTGACTTACTCAGTTAATAGCTACttactctctcctttcctcctcccctctcctcccaggcCATCCTGTTAGAGGTGCCTCGGCTGCAGCACATTATCGTGGTGGACAGTAAGCCAACCAGCTGGCCTGGCTTCCCCCGCGGCATCATGGTCCACAACTTGGTCGCGGTGCAGGAGCTGGGCTCTAGACCCGACAACAGTAAGGAGGGAGAGTGTGGGTGGGTAGGTTGTATGTTGGGGTCTATGTGATGTCTGACACGGTACAGTACTTCTGCCCTGTGTTCTTAGTGACTCTGTACCCATATGGCGATATGTACCCTCTCTGTCATAGCCTATCAGATTGTATTAGCCCTGTGCGTGCCCTCTTGATATCCGTACTCCGATGCTCCCGCATTGTGCATTGTTCTGACCCGAAGCTCTTGGTCTGTGTGACCTCTAACCTCCCTGCTGCTCCCCTCTATGTGGCTGTGTGTAGTGGCGGTGGCACGCCGGCAGCCTGTGCCCTCTGACATCGCTGTCATCATGTACACAAGCGGCTCCACCGGCATCCCCAAGGGTGTGATGATCTCCCA from Salvelinus fontinalis isolate EN_2023a chromosome 26, ASM2944872v1, whole genome shotgun sequence includes:
- the LOC129823654 gene encoding fatty acid CoA ligase Acsl3-like isoform X2, which produces MKLKEDMNPLLLQVFRSVVWVCSFITFLPWYFLSGAGTNLDRARRVKARSVSGRPAGPYRATNRAGGIHQKLVLSLHLGVDTLDKVMVHGATRFPERDCLGTREVLNEEDELQPNGKVFKKVILGEYQWMSYEETYQAAVCFGSGLAALGQRPQCNIAIFCETRAEWMIAAQACFIYNFPLVTLYSTLGGAAIAHGLNETEITHIITSKDLLHSRLKAILLEVPRLQHIIVVDSKPTSWPGFPRGIMVHNLVAVQELGSRPDNMAVARRQPVPSDIAVIMYTSGSTGIPKGVMISHSNIIAGITGMAERIPDLDETDTYIGYLPLAHVLELSAEMVCISHGCRIGYSSPQTLADQSTKIKKGSKGDTSVLKPTLMAAVPEIMDRIYKNVMTKVEEMSSVQRTLFVLAYNYKMEQMTKGYRTPLCDSLVFRKVRSLLGGHMRVLLSGGAPLSAATQRFMNICLCCPVGQGYGLTETCGAGTISEMWDYSTGRVGAPLVCSEITLKDWEEGGYYSTDKPNPRGEIVIGGPNVTMGYYKNEVKNREDFFVDSDGQRWFCTGDIGELHPDGCLKIIGDKPGDQENILD